The Mucilaginibacter terrae region ATAAGAACATGACCCAAATTTCGGCCATTTTCGAGATATACAAAACCAGGAACGAGCAATACTTAAACACTCATGGCCGTAACTGGCACGATATGTTTAAGGCTTATACCGATGCTGTAAAAGCTAAAAAGGCCGCGGCCAAAGCTGCCGAGGCCAAACCTGTTCAATAACATTATACCATGAAGATAAAAAGCATAATAAAGAATAGTTTAGTTGCCGCCACTTTGCTGGTTGCCGCTGGCTCAAATGCACAAAGCATAAGTAATCCATGGCGCAGCGGTATAACTGTTGACGAATTTATTTATGAAAAGGCTCCTTACAAAGAGTGCCATTCATCTACCATGGCCGAAACACCTAAAGGTTTGGTGGCATCGTGGTTTGGGGGTACCAAGGAGCGTAACCCCGATGTGTGTATTTGGGTAAGTCGTTATGTGAATGGTAAATGGACCGAAGGCATCAACGTAGCCAATGGCATACAGAATGATACTCTGCGTTATCCAACCTGGAACCCGGTATTGTACCAAATTCCGGGGGGCGATTTGCTGTTATTTTATAAGATAGGTCCAAGCCCATCTACCTGGAAAGGCTATTTAAAACGCTCTAAAGATAACGGCGTTACCTGGGGCGCTCAGGAAGCACTTCCCGAAGGTTATTTAGGCCCAATCAAGAATAAGCCGGTTTTAGTAGGCAAAAACTTGTTTTGTCCAACCAGTGTGGAAGGCAAAGGTGGCTGGCGTATACATTTTGAAGTAACTGCCGACTGGGGCAAAACCTGGAAACAAATAGAAGTAGCCAAAGGACCTGATACGCTGGAAGGCATCCAGCCCAGCATTTTGATACACAAGGACGGCCGCTTGCAGTTATTAGCCCGTAGTCGTAACCGTGCTTTACTAACTGCATGGTCGAACGATAAAGGAATGACCTGGACGCCGCTATCTAAAACCAACCTGCCTAACAACAATTCGGGTACCGACGCCATAACGTTAAAGGATGGCCGTCAGCTGTTGGTTTATAACCACGTATTGCCTCCGGGTAAACTGGCCAAAGGTCCGCGCACTCCATTAAATGTATCGTTATCAAAAGATGGTAAAACTTGGTATGCAGCTTTGATTTTGGAAGATTCGCCTATCAGCCAGTACTCATACCCATCGGTTATTCAAACCAAAGATGGTATGATACACTTTATCTACACCTGGCGTCGGGAGCGCATTAAGCACGCTGTTGCCGACCCTAAGAAGTTGAAACTGGTAGAAATTAAAAATGGCGAATGGCCGGAAGTCAAAGGTTATAAACTGCCGGAAATTAAGGCAGAGAGTAAGGATTTGTAATAAACTAAAAATAATAAAACCCGTCATTGCGAGGAACGAAGCAATCTCTGAACTGTGCATAAACGCATTGTATTCGCAGAGTTTGCTTCGTTCCTCGCAATGACGTAAGGTGTTAAAAATGAGGATACATAAAAAAATAAGGCTATTCATCCTGCTCCTTTTAGGCGCCTGCAACGCTTTTGCTCAAAACACTTCCGACAACGAATACAAGAAACCCCTTAAACAGGTTCTATCCGAAATTGAAGCCAAATTCAAGGTATCGGTAAAGTATTCGGAAGATATGGTGAAAGACCGTTGGGTGCCTTATGCCGACTGGCGTTACAAACCAACCGCTGCCAAAACGTTGGCTGCCGTGCTGGCTCCGCTGGATATGAAGGTGAACGAGGAAAAGCCCGGCAACTTTAAGCTAAAGTATTATGAATACTCGCGCTTAACGCCCGAGGAGGGCAAAGAAAAGCTGGCTTACCTCGAGTCTTTTTATACCGATAAGGCCAGTTGGGAAAGGCGTAAGGCCGATTTACGTCCGTGTATGTTCGAAGCTTTGCAGTTATCGCCCATGCCGGCTAAGCCCAAATCGAAACCTATTATTACCAACAAACGGGTAATGGATGGTTATACTATTGAGAACATTGCCATTGAAACTTTGCCCGGCGTTTACGTATGTGGGTCATTATACAAGCCATTAAAATTTAAACGTAAGATACCCGTAGTGCTATGCCCCGACGGGCATTTTGGTGATGGCCGTTACCGCGCCGATGGGCAGTATCGCTATGCTATGCTGGCCAAAATGGGCGCTATGGCTATCAGTTACGATCTTTTTGCCTGGGGCGAATCATTGCTGCAGTTTGATGGTAAAGACCATCGCCGCAGTTTAGCAATGACTATACAGGCACTTAATAGTTTACGTATACTCGATTACCTGCTATCCTTAAAAGAAGCCGACCCAACCCGCGTGGCTATTACCGGTGCGTCGGGTGGTGGTAGCCAAACCATGTTGATTACGGCCTTGGATGATCGCATTAAATTGAGCGTTCCGGTGGTTATGCTCTCGAGCTATTTTTCGGGTGGATGCCCTTGCGAAAGCGGTATGCCGGTGCACTTGTGTGGTGGCGGTACTAATAACGATGAGTTTGCTGCCATGGCGGCACCTCGTCCGCAATTGGTAATATCGGATGGTGGCGATTGGTCGGCCAATGTGCCCGATACCGATTTGCCATATCTGCAAAAAATATACGGCTATTACGGCAAACCCGAAATGGTAGCCAATGTGCATTTCCCTAAAGAGGGGCATGACTACGGTAAATCGAAACGCCTGGCCATGTATGATTTTGTGGCGAAGCATTTCGGGTTAAACATAGCCGCCGTTAAAGGTGCTGATGGTAAGGTTGACGAAAGCAAAGTAACGATAGAAAAATACCCGGCTATGTATGTTTTTGGTGATAAGGGCGAGAAACTGCCGGCTAATGCGGTGCATGGGCTTGCGGAGTTGGAGAAGGCGTTTGCGGCGGCGAAAGGGAAATAAAATATAACCACGTCATTGCGAGGAACGAAGCAATCTCTGCGGACGCAAGGTGTTTATGAATAGTTCAGAGATTGCTTCGTTCCTCGCAATGACGAGCGGTTAAGATGCAGTTTGCGTTAGGGATGGCAGCGGAAAGCCCGGAGTGCAGCGATAGCGAAACGAGGACTTGCAGCGGATAGCCCGGCCCGCCTCAGGCGGGAAACGCCCTGATTTTAGTTATTGGGTTTATTGAGTGAATAGTTATTAAGTGTTATAATCAGATCGTTAATGACGATCTGAAATAAATGAGTAATAAATTATGAAAACCACACGTCGGGGCTTTATAACCCAAACATCGCTGCTCGCTGCCTCGGTTGCCCTGTCGCAAAGCGGCTGCGCAACAGTATTAGCGGGCGCGGCAAAAGGCGGCCGTTATAAAGTTGCCGTGGTTGATTTAATGATACTAAAGCGTCAGAAACTGGGCGCATTTCAGCTTGCTAAAGATATTGGTGCCGATGGTGTGGAGGTGGATATGGGCGGATTGGGTAACAGGCCAACTTTCGATAGTCAGTTAAACAATGCCGAAACCAGGCAGCAGTTTTTGGATAAGGCTAAGGAATTAAACCTCGGCATATGTTCGCTGGCCATGACCGGCTTTTTTGCACAGTCATTTGCTACACGGAATGGGGTTGACCGCATGGTGCAGGATTGTATTGACACCATGAAGGCCATGAATGTGAAAGTGGCATTCCTGCCGTTCGGTGTAAATGCTGATTTGACTAAGAACCCGGAGTTACGCCCGGTAGTGGTTGAACGCCTGAAAATGATAGCCCTAAAAGCTGAAGAAGCAGGGGTGGTGATCGGCATCGAATCATCATTAAACGCTACCGATGAAGCTAAGCTGCTGGATGAGGTAGGTTCGAAAGCGATAAAGAGTTACTTCAATTTTTCGAACGCGTGGACCAATGGCCGCGATGTATGCGAGGAGTTGCAAATTTTAGGTAAGAAACGCATTTGCCAGATTCACTGCACCAATACCGACGGTTTCTGGCTGCAAAACGACCCTAAGGTTGATTTAAAAAAGGTTAAGAAAACCCTCGATAAAATGAAGTGGGAAGGCTGGCTGGTAATTGAACGCTCGCGCGATGCCAAAGACCCGCGCAATGTAAAATGGAACTTTACGGCTAATACGGAATATGTAAAGTCGATTTTTCAGGGGTAAGAGAATATAAGAAGGAATAACCCAACTTGTCATTTCGACCAGCGTGAGAAATCTTTTCGAACTGACAAGCTAATCGCTTCGAAAAGATTTCTCGTTCCTCGAAATGACAGGGGGGTGAAATAGAATATACAGAACACAACACACATGAATAAAGCACTACGTAAATCACTCCTTTTGTTATTGATAATAACATTATCGGCAGGCGTGCGTGCGGCTGATATTTATGTGGCTCCTAACGGAAGCGACGCTAATCCCGGTACTAAGGCCAGTCCTAAAGCTTCTTTGAATGCTGCTCTGAGACAAGCAAGGGAGTTACGCCGGTTGAATGACGAGAGTGTTAAAAACGGTATTCATATTATACTGGCAGGCGGCGAGTACAGGTTGAACGAGCCGGTTTTCATCCGCCCCGAAGATTCGGGAACGGCAGCATCGCCTACCTGCATAGAGGCGGCAGCCAATGAGCAGCCGGTTTTAAGCGGAGGTGTTGATATTAAAGGCTGGCGTAAAGCTGCTGCTAAAGTCTCCGGTTTGCCTGCCGCTGCACAAGGTAAAATATGGGTTTCCGATATTCCTGCTTTTGAGGGACAAAGTTTATTGTTCAGACAGTTATGGGTGAACGGCAAAAAGGCGGTTCGTGCCCGTGAGGTAGATAATGATAATTTGATGAACCGCATTCTGTCGCTCGACAAGGTTAAACAGGAAATGTGGATACCTGCACCTAAGACTAAAACGGGTGCCATCGGTCAAATGGAAATGGTAATTCACCAAATGTGGGCAATTGCCAATTTGCGCATTAAAACCTTGACTGTTGAGGGCGATAAGGCCAAGGTAACTTTTCAGCAACCCGAAAGCCGCATACAATTTGAGCACCCCTGGCCACAGGCGGTTATTGATAAGGAGAAGAAGATGAATGGTAATTCGGCCTTTTACCTCACCAATGCCATTGAGTTTTTAAACCAGCCCGGCGAATGGTATGCCGATGCCAAAACCAACAAGATATACTACTGGCCGCGTAATAACGAAGCTATGACCAACGCCAAAGTAGTTGCCCCGGCACAGCAAACGCTGCTGAAAATGACCGGCACGGCTGACCGCCCCGTTAGCTATGTATACATAAAAGGCATCGGCTTTGAACATACCACGTGGTTGCGCCCATCGCAACAAGGGCATGTGCCGCACCAGGCGGGTATGTACATGACCGATGCTTACAAGCTGAAAGTAGCAGGCACTCCTGAAAAGAAAGGCTTGGAAAACCAGGCATGGGTTGGTCGCCCTACCGCTGCCGTTGAGGTGGCTTACGCACATCATACCGGGTTTGAGGGTTGCCGTTTCGAGCATATGGCTTCTACC contains the following coding sequences:
- a CDS encoding sialidase family protein gives rise to the protein MKIKSIIKNSLVAATLLVAAGSNAQSISNPWRSGITVDEFIYEKAPYKECHSSTMAETPKGLVASWFGGTKERNPDVCIWVSRYVNGKWTEGINVANGIQNDTLRYPTWNPVLYQIPGGDLLLFYKIGPSPSTWKGYLKRSKDNGVTWGAQEALPEGYLGPIKNKPVLVGKNLFCPTSVEGKGGWRIHFEVTADWGKTWKQIEVAKGPDTLEGIQPSILIHKDGRLQLLARSRNRALLTAWSNDKGMTWTPLSKTNLPNNNSGTDAITLKDGRQLLVYNHVLPPGKLAKGPRTPLNVSLSKDGKTWYAALILEDSPISQYSYPSVIQTKDGMIHFIYTWRRERIKHAVADPKKLKLVEIKNGEWPEVKGYKLPEIKAESKDL
- a CDS encoding alpha/beta hydrolase family protein, yielding MRIHKKIRLFILLLLGACNAFAQNTSDNEYKKPLKQVLSEIEAKFKVSVKYSEDMVKDRWVPYADWRYKPTAAKTLAAVLAPLDMKVNEEKPGNFKLKYYEYSRLTPEEGKEKLAYLESFYTDKASWERRKADLRPCMFEALQLSPMPAKPKSKPIITNKRVMDGYTIENIAIETLPGVYVCGSLYKPLKFKRKIPVVLCPDGHFGDGRYRADGQYRYAMLAKMGAMAISYDLFAWGESLLQFDGKDHRRSLAMTIQALNSLRILDYLLSLKEADPTRVAITGASGGGSQTMLITALDDRIKLSVPVVMLSSYFSGGCPCESGMPVHLCGGGTNNDEFAAMAAPRPQLVISDGGDWSANVPDTDLPYLQKIYGYYGKPEMVANVHFPKEGHDYGKSKRLAMYDFVAKHFGLNIAAVKGADGKVDESKVTIEKYPAMYVFGDKGEKLPANAVHGLAELEKAFAAAKGK
- a CDS encoding sugar phosphate isomerase/epimerase family protein, with protein sequence MKTTRRGFITQTSLLAASVALSQSGCATVLAGAAKGGRYKVAVVDLMILKRQKLGAFQLAKDIGADGVEVDMGGLGNRPTFDSQLNNAETRQQFLDKAKELNLGICSLAMTGFFAQSFATRNGVDRMVQDCIDTMKAMNVKVAFLPFGVNADLTKNPELRPVVVERLKMIALKAEEAGVVIGIESSLNATDEAKLLDEVGSKAIKSYFNFSNAWTNGRDVCEELQILGKKRICQIHCTNTDGFWLQNDPKVDLKKVKKTLDKMKWEGWLVIERSRDAKDPRNVKWNFTANTEYVKSIFQG